The following are encoded in a window of Pangasianodon hypophthalmus isolate fPanHyp1 chromosome 14, fPanHyp1.pri, whole genome shotgun sequence genomic DNA:
- the wsb1 gene encoding WD repeat and SOCS box-containing protein 1 produces MASFPDFVNENEIAKAKFIGELLAPVAPFDQKSGRETWTVAFAPDGSYFAWSQGHRIVRLVPWSKCMSNFSMRKEEWLNGAGPRHLSRQGSDSALVPGEPREHTIDCGDIVWGLAFGSSVPEKQSRCVNIEWHRFKFGQDQLLLATGLNNGRIKIWDVYTGKLLLNLMDHTDIVRDLTFAPDGSLVLVSASRDKTLRVWDLKDDGNMMKVLRGHQNWVYCSAFSPDSSVLCSVGAGKAVFLWDMDKYTLIRKLEGHHNDVVSCEFSPDGALLATASYDTRVIVWDPHTATVLLELGHLFPPPSPIFAGGANDRWVRSVAFCHDGRHIASITDDRLVRFWSIDEKSPQAIASLTNGLCSAFSTDGSVLAAGSRDGSVHFWACPRSVASLQHLCRMALRRVLSTQQVYALSIPQCMQDYLAYRSF; encoded by the exons ATGGCAAGCTTCCCAGATTTTGTCAACGAAAATGAAATAG CTAAAGCTAAGTTCATTGGAGAGCTTTTAGCTCCTGTGGCTCCCTTTGACCAGAAGTCTGGACGGGAGACATGGACTGTGGCTTTTGCTCCTGATGGTTCTTATTTTGCTTGGTCTCAAGGACACCGCATCGTACGGCTCGTACCATGGTCAAAATGCATGAGCAATTT CTCTATGAGGAAAGAGGAGTGGCTAAACGGCGCTGGACCCAGGCATTTGTCTCGGCAAGGTAGCGACAGTGCTCTGGTCCCTGGTGAGCCCAGAGAGCACACCATCGACTGCGGTGACATCGTTTGGGGGCTGGCATTCGGTTCCTCTGTTCCTGAAAAACAGAGCCGCTGTGTGAATATTGAGTGGCACAGATTTAAATTCGGCCAAGACCAGTTGCTGCTGGCTACCGGCCTCAACAACGGTCGCATCAAGATATGGGACGTGTATACAG GAAAACTTTTGTTGAATTTGATGGATCACACAGACATTGTGCGGGACTTAACGTTTGCTCCAGACGGCAGTCTTGTGCTGGTGTCTGCTTCCAGAGACAAGACATTGCGTGTGTGGGACCTCAAGGACGATG GTAACATGATGAAAGTGTTGCGTGGACATCAAAACTGGGTGTACTGCAGTGCCTTCTCCCCAGACTCCTCAGTGCTGTGCTCTGTGGGTGCTGGCAAAGCG gtgttcctgtggGACATGGATAAATACACTCTGATTCGTAAGCTGGAGGGCCACCATAatgatgtggtgtcctgtgaGTTCTCTCCTGATGGAGCCTTGCTGGCCACAGCCTCCTATGATACTCGCGTCATAGTGTGGGATCCTCACACGGCCACCGTACTGCTTGAGTTGGG GCACCTCTTCCCTCCTCCTTCTCCCATATTCGCAGGGGGAGCAAATGACCGCTGGGTTCGCTCTGTGGCTTTTTGTCATGATGGCCGCCATATTGCCAGCATCACTGATGACAG GTTGGTGCGATTTTGGAGCATTGATGAGAAATCTCCCCAGGCCATCGCCTCACTCACTAATGGCCTCTGCAGTGCCTTCTCCACAGATGGAAGTGTTTTAGCTGCTGG TTCACGCGATGGAAGTGTTCATTTCTGGGCTTGTCCACGCAGCGTTGCCAGCCTGCAGCACTTGTGCCGCATGGCATTGCGAAGAGTGCTGTCTACACAGCAAGTCTACGCACTGTCTATCCCTCAATGCATGCAAGACTACCTGGCCTACAGGAGCTTCTAG